Sequence from the Phragmites australis chromosome 11, lpPhrAust1.1, whole genome shotgun sequence genome:
GTCTAGCACCCACCGACGGTGATCACGATCCTCGCACGGTCCGAGCTGCGCGAACACGCGCTCCTCGTGGATCTGGACAGCAGAGCGTGGCGGTGTGGAGGAGTGGGTAGGCACCGCCGCCGGAGGGGAAGAGGAGTAGAGTGAAGCGGATGCCATCAACAATGTGGGCCTGCTCGGACTTCGTGGGCCTACTGCGGCAGTCCCGGGCCCAGTGCCCGGGCTTTCCACAATTCCTGCACTTGTCCGCCACCGCTGGTCGCTCCTGGGCCGGCCCTGAAGACGGACCTCTTCTGGTGTGGCgcgcgccgccaccaccaccgccacggCCTCGCCTAGTCTTGCCGCGCCTGCTGCCGGACCCGCTCCCCTCACCGCCGGACCGTCGCGCAATTTAAGCCGCTCGAGCCACTCCTCTTCAGTGAGAAGAAGACGACCCTGCTTGTCGGCAGTGGGTGTTGACGACACTGGCTTTTTCTTCCTCTGCTCGACGGCACACAGACGTCCTGTGACCTCCTCGACCGAGAGCTCATTGACGTCGAGGAGAGTCTCAATTGAGACAACGATCTGctctaggtgctcggggacGACCTGGAGCATCTTCTTCACGATCTCAGCGTCCGTGATGTCGCGGCCGAGGATTCGAATGTTGTTGGCGAGGTCGACGATCCGGAGCAAGAATTCGTCGACTGATTCGCCCTCCTTGAACGACATCTCGCCGAACTGCTTGAGCAGCTGCTGCGCGTTGGCCTCGCGGACGCGCTGCACACCGACGCGCACGGTTTTCACTGCCTCCCAGGCGGAACGCGCCGTGCGCTTGCGTGCCAACGACCCGAGCATCTCAGGCGGCACGGCACGCAAAATCGCTGCCAGCGCTAGGCGATCTTCACGGTACTCAACGACCTCGCCCTCCTCCGGCTCGACGGCCTGCCACAGCCCTTGGGCTTGAAGATTCACGCGCATCAACAACGACCAATCTTGGTAATTGGTGCGAGTGAGTGTCGGATACTGCACCGAGCCGCCCGTCTCCTTGACGCGCTCGATGATGACTTCGCCGCCGCGCTGGCGCCCACGGCGCGGCGCTGGCGAGTGCAACACCCGACATCGGCAAGGAGGAGATGGCGATCGAATGCCGCTGTCGATTGGTTCCGACTGAGCAGACATGCTGGCCCCGAGAATGtagaagctctgataccaattgtcgTGGAAGACCGGCGGTTTCTCGCCGCCTGCCACAGCCCTTGGGGCATTCAAAACACGATTGAACCCAGTGATTGGTGCTGCAAGAACTGGCAGCGTTTTCTAATTGTATTGGCAAACTATATAAAGGAAAGCTTGAGCTACAAACTACCTGTATACACGGCATGGCCGCATGGTgatcgtgccatcccacgaccGCTTGCATGCCGAGCATGACCACGAGCTCTCCTGCATGAACGGGCATGCGTCGAGGCTTCTACAAATGCGCACGGCCACAGCTGACAATTCTAAGCCATGTTCAACTACTAGAGAAAACAAACTAAGCTCTAAAACAAACTAAGCAAAAACAGAACAGAGCAAATGGTGAGGCGCTGGAGTATTTGCAACACCACACAACCAAAGAGAACATCTAAAGTCCATTCCTTGTCGGGCTGCATTGCTCACGGGCCTTGCCCGATGTGGAAGGATCAATGATgcaaggattttatttgagcagaTTCCTCAGCCTAATGTTGTATCTTGGAACGCCATGATTACTGGGTACAtgcagaatgaaatgattgATTAGGCAGAAGAGCTTTTTAACAGGATGCCTTTTAGAAACACAGTATCTTGGGCTGGGATGATTGCAGGGTATGCACAGAACGGGAGGGGTGAACAAGCTTTGGTTTTGCTCCAAGCGCTCCATAGGAACGGGATGTTACCTAGCCTGTCTAGTTTGACTAGTAGCTTCTTTGCTTGTTCAAACATTGAAGCTCTTGAGACAGGAAAGCAAGTGCATACGCTTGCAGTAAAGGCCGGCTGTCAGTTCAATAGCtatgtatgtgatgcattgATTACTatgggtctgtttgtttcagctagagattctaaaaagcagcttataaaagctggattgttaaaagctggattgtgaaaagcttttagactgtagattctaaaaaattttaatggacagtttagtaaaatggactttcacaatctatcaaaagctgaggaaaaccagcttctcagattctcacaattcaaccagtagattttaaaaagctataaccaaaagctgcctgtttgtttcagcttcggattataaaagctgaaagccagaatccgaagctgaaacaaacaggacctatgTATGCAAAGTGCAGAAACATAGGTCTTGTGAGAGAAATCTTTCGGATGACAGTTATGGATACTGTGTCATATAACTCTTTTATTACCGCACTTGTACAGAATAATCTGTGTCATATAACTCTTTTATGCGCAGTCCAGATATTGTCTCTTGGACTACTATAATATCTGCATGTGCACAGGCTGAGCAG
This genomic interval carries:
- the LOC133884164 gene encoding uncharacterized protein LOC133884164, encoding MPCIQKTLPVLAAPITGFNRVLNAPRAVAGGEKPPVFHDNWYQSFYILGASMSAQSEPIDSGIRSPSPPCRCRVLHSPAPRRGRQRGGEVIIERVKETGGSVQYPTLTRTNYQDWSLLMRVNLQAQGLWQAVEPEEGEVVEYREDRLALAAILRAVPPEMLGSLARKRTARSAWEAVKTVRVGVQRVREANAQQLLKQFGEMSFKEGESVDEFLLRIVDLANNIRILGRDITDAEIVKKMLQVVPEHLEQIVVSIETLLDVNELSVEEVTGRLCAVEQRKKKPVSSTPTADKQGRLLLTEEEWLERLKLRDGPAVRGAGPAAGAARLGEAVAVVVAARATPEEVRLQGRPRSDQRWRTSAGIVESPGTGPGTAAVGPRSPSRPTLLMASASLYSSSPPAAVPTHSSTPPRSAVQIHEERVFAQLGPCEDRDHRRWVLDTGATNHMTGARSAFSELDGESTARSGSAMDQWWRSRGVAPSSSRARMASILDEAGSRVEIDVGILRIFDQERRLLARVRRSPSQLYVLELDLGRPVCLSVRCTEKAWRWHGRYGHLSFKSLHALAQ